In Halogeometricum sp. S1BR25-6, a single genomic region encodes these proteins:
- a CDS encoding J domain-containing protein produces the protein MQSDLVSAFPPWLLLGVAGGLLASVFVAGAFVVGRRLFPDEPTARAVVDGAGRRRTEIRDYLREIGEPFAEDHPVRGETVEFYLPGRDVAVTFDAMAYFRLERAGTYTVLCEHEMPARGLGRRLPFDVPEPEPVVPNAADPVAAAFDHLDLPRSADPSEVKGAYRDKVKTAHPDHGGSRPEFQRLQEAYATAREHAESGPPARV, from the coding sequence GTGCAGTCCGACTTGGTGTCGGCGTTCCCGCCGTGGCTCCTCCTCGGCGTCGCCGGCGGCCTCCTCGCGTCTGTGTTCGTCGCGGGCGCGTTCGTCGTGGGGAGACGCCTCTTCCCCGACGAACCGACGGCGAGAGCCGTCGTCGACGGCGCCGGCCGCCGACGGACGGAGATACGCGACTACCTGCGAGAGATAGGCGAACCGTTCGCCGAGGACCACCCGGTCCGCGGCGAGACGGTGGAGTTCTACCTTCCCGGCCGCGACGTGGCCGTGACGTTCGACGCGATGGCGTACTTCCGACTCGAACGCGCCGGGACGTACACGGTGCTGTGCGAACACGAGATGCCGGCCCGCGGCCTCGGCCGCCGCCTCCCGTTCGACGTGCCGGAACCCGAACCCGTCGTCCCGAACGCCGCCGACCCCGTCGCGGCGGCGTTCGACCACCTCGACCTGCCGCGGAGCGCCGACCCCTCCGAGGTGAAAGGCGCCTACCGGGACAAGGTGAAGACGGCGCACCCCGACCACGGCGGGTCCCGGCCCGAGTTCCAGCGGCTTCAAGAAGCGTACGCGACCGCCAGAGAACACGCCGAGAGCGGTCCGCCCGCCCGCGTCTGA
- the mfnA gene encoding tyrosine decarboxylase MfnA produces MQRSAPQTFDRVLSSMCTEPHPAARDAAERFLATNPGDPATYEEVATLEADAVDTLGEIAGLSDPNGYVTSGGTEANIQAVRAARNRSRDRTSNPNVVAPESAHFSFNKAADVLGVELRLVPTDADHRADLDAVRAAVDDDTVLVVGVAGSTEFGRVDPIPNLVDIAHDAGAFCHVDAAWGGFLLPFAETAWSFAHAPIDSLTVDPHKCGRACIPAGGLLFRERAGLDALAVETPYLESTSQATLTGTRSGAGVASAAAAMDALWPDGYRREYERAADLAAWFAGELRGRGIEVVDPELPLVAADVPGPLFEALRERGWRVSRTGSDLLRVVCMPHVTRDSLSSFLADLDAVR; encoded by the coding sequence ATGCAGCGGTCCGCGCCGCAGACGTTCGACCGCGTTCTCTCGTCGATGTGCACCGAACCGCACCCCGCGGCGCGCGACGCGGCGGAGCGATTCCTCGCCACCAACCCCGGCGACCCCGCGACGTACGAGGAGGTGGCCACGTTGGAGGCCGACGCCGTCGACACCCTCGGCGAGATAGCCGGCCTCTCGGACCCGAACGGCTACGTCACCAGCGGCGGCACCGAGGCGAACATCCAGGCCGTCCGCGCGGCGCGGAACCGAAGCCGAGACCGGACGTCGAATCCCAACGTCGTCGCCCCCGAGAGCGCGCACTTCTCGTTCAACAAGGCGGCCGACGTGCTCGGCGTCGAACTCCGCCTCGTCCCCACCGACGCGGACCATCGCGCCGACCTCGACGCCGTGCGCGCCGCCGTCGACGACGACACCGTGCTGGTCGTCGGCGTCGCCGGCAGCACGGAGTTCGGGCGCGTCGACCCCATCCCGAACCTGGTCGACATCGCGCACGACGCCGGCGCGTTCTGCCACGTCGACGCCGCGTGGGGCGGCTTCCTCCTCCCGTTCGCCGAGACGGCGTGGAGTTTCGCGCACGCGCCCATCGACTCGCTCACCGTCGACCCGCACAAGTGCGGGCGGGCGTGCATCCCGGCCGGCGGTCTCCTGTTCCGCGAGCGCGCGGGACTGGACGCGCTGGCCGTCGAGACGCCGTACCTCGAATCGACGTCGCAGGCGACGCTCACCGGCACCAGAAGCGGCGCGGGCGTCGCCTCCGCCGCCGCCGCGATGGACGCTCTGTGGCCCGACGGCTACCGCCGCGAGTACGAACGCGCCGCGGACCTCGCCGCGTGGTTCGCCGGCGAACTGCGGGGGCGGGGAATCGAGGTGGTGGACCCCGAACTCCCCCTCGTCGCCGCCGACGTGCCCGGCCCCCTCTTCGAGGCCCTCCGCGAACGAGGGTGGCGCGTCTCGCGCACCGGGTCGGACCTCCTCCGCGTCGTCTGCATGCCGCACGTCACGCGTGATTCGCTCTCGTCGTTCCTCGCCGACCTCGACGCGGTCCGCTGA
- a CDS encoding winged helix-turn-helix transcriptional regulator, with protein MSGALEDKRTATRLRILVEIADRQPAVSQGEVAEAVGVTSQAVSEYTRQLVEDGYVEKEGRSRYRVTKEGVDWLFQEAKDLRRFADHVTDDVLESVQEDAALATAAVEAGETVTLSLRGGHLRATPGDDGPATGVTTTAAEADEDVSITGFEGVIEMDPGSVTVVQVPPARSGGSRAVELDRLAEACADADVVVAAGVEAVVSLRKAGVEVETTLAAGEVAAAGAARGLAAVVVATTDLVGRVTDALRDGDVLYEVTEAARVAE; from the coding sequence ATGAGCGGTGCCCTCGAAGACAAACGGACGGCGACGCGCCTCCGCATCCTCGTCGAAATCGCCGACCGGCAGCCGGCGGTGAGTCAGGGCGAGGTGGCCGAGGCGGTGGGCGTGACGAGTCAGGCGGTCAGCGAGTACACCCGACAACTCGTCGAGGACGGGTACGTGGAGAAGGAGGGGCGCTCGCGCTACCGCGTGACGAAGGAGGGCGTCGACTGGCTCTTTCAAGAGGCGAAGGACCTTCGACGGTTCGCCGACCACGTCACCGACGACGTCTTGGAGAGCGTGCAGGAGGACGCCGCCCTCGCGACGGCGGCCGTCGAGGCGGGCGAGACGGTGACGCTGTCGCTCCGCGGGGGGCATCTCCGCGCCACGCCCGGCGACGACGGCCCGGCGACGGGTGTGACGACAACGGCCGCCGAGGCGGACGAGGACGTGAGCATCACCGGGTTCGAGGGCGTCATCGAGATGGACCCCGGAAGCGTCACCGTCGTGCAGGTACCGCCCGCGCGGTCGGGCGGGAGCCGTGCCGTCGAACTGGACCGCCTCGCCGAGGCGTGCGCCGACGCGGACGTGGTCGTCGCGGCGGGCGTCGAAGCCGTCGTGTCGCTCCGGAAGGCCGGCGTGGAGGTGGAGACGACGCTGGCCGCGGGCGAGGTGGCGGCGGCGGGCGCGGCGCGCGGCCTCGCGGCCGTGGTGGTGGCGACGACGGACCTCGTGGGGCGCGTGACCGACGCCCTCCGCGACGGCGACGTACTGTACGAAGTGACGGAGGCGGCGCGGGTCGCAGAATAG
- the ppsA gene encoding phosphoenolpyruvate synthase, translating into MAVVWLDDVRADDIDTVGGKGASLGELTSAGLPVPPGFVVTAGTYRSFIEEAGIDEELFDAVDVDHEDSAALKTAHERAHELIMETPIPEEVSEEILATYDDIGEGGAFVAVRSSATAEDLPDASFAGQQETYLNVQRDNLLQRVKECWASLFSQRAIYYRNRKGFPHRDVDIAVVVQEMVDAEKSGVMFTSHPSTGDPRIIIEAAWGLGEAVVSGSVSPDNYVVDRDSGEVETATIADKKTKMVKDEETGETVELDVEEEMRDARVLDESEIARLVELGERVEDHYGEPQDVEWAVYDGDVYMLQSRPITTISDGEEESAAREAAAGDGGSENGQQGQAGEDRASGSGDMILRGLGASPGIAAGEARIITKLDHLDQVAEGDIIVTEMTMPDMVPAMKRAAGIVTDEGGMTSHAAIVSRELGVPAVVGTGSGTREIPDGETITIDGDKGTVREGAEETEEQREPIEEARPKTPVKPMTATEVKVNVSIPEAAERAAATGADGVGLLRIEHMVLSLGKTPTKYIEDNGERAYIEELVDGIRGVAEEFYPRPVRVRSLDAPTDEFRQLEGGEDEPREHNPMLGYRGIRRSLDKPDLFKHELEAFRRLFEMGYDNVEVMFPLVNDAEDVIQARELMREAGIDPEKREWGVMIETPASALGVEEMAEAGLDFVSFGTNDLTQYTLAVDRNNENVAGRFDELHPAVLKLIGDTIETCRELDVKTSICGQAASKPQMVQFLVNEGVSSISANIDAVRDVQHEVKREEQRLVLDSVR; encoded by the coding sequence ATGGCTGTAGTTTGGCTGGACGACGTACGCGCCGACGACATCGACACAGTCGGCGGTAAAGGCGCCTCACTGGGCGAACTGACCTCGGCGGGTCTTCCCGTGCCGCCGGGGTTCGTCGTCACCGCCGGGACGTACCGTTCGTTCATCGAGGAAGCGGGTATCGACGAGGAACTCTTCGACGCCGTCGACGTCGACCACGAGGACTCTGCGGCGTTGAAGACGGCGCACGAACGAGCGCACGAACTCATCATGGAGACGCCGATACCGGAGGAGGTGAGCGAGGAGATTCTCGCCACCTACGACGACATCGGCGAGGGCGGGGCGTTCGTTGCGGTGCGCTCCTCCGCGACGGCCGAGGACCTCCCGGACGCGTCGTTCGCCGGCCAACAGGAGACGTACCTGAACGTTCAGCGGGACAACCTGCTCCAGCGAGTGAAGGAGTGCTGGGCGTCGCTGTTCTCTCAGCGCGCCATCTACTACCGCAACCGCAAGGGGTTCCCGCACCGCGACGTCGACATCGCCGTCGTCGTCCAGGAGATGGTCGACGCCGAGAAGTCCGGCGTAATGTTCACCTCGCACCCCTCGACGGGCGACCCTCGAATCATCATCGAGGCGGCGTGGGGTCTCGGCGAGGCCGTGGTTTCGGGGTCCGTCTCGCCGGACAACTACGTCGTCGACCGCGACTCGGGGGAGGTGGAGACGGCCACCATCGCGGACAAGAAGACGAAGATGGTCAAAGACGAGGAGACCGGCGAGACGGTCGAACTCGACGTCGAGGAGGAGATGCGTGACGCGCGCGTCCTCGACGAGAGCGAAATCGCTCGCCTCGTCGAACTCGGCGAACGCGTCGAGGACCATTACGGCGAACCGCAGGACGTCGAGTGGGCCGTCTACGACGGCGACGTGTACATGCTGCAGTCCCGCCCCATCACCACCATCTCCGACGGCGAGGAGGAGTCGGCGGCCCGCGAGGCCGCCGCCGGCGACGGCGGGTCCGAGAACGGCCAGCAGGGTCAGGCGGGAGAGGACCGGGCCTCGGGGTCCGGCGACATGATACTGCGCGGCCTCGGCGCGAGTCCCGGCATCGCGGCCGGCGAGGCTCGCATCATCACGAAACTCGACCACCTCGACCAGGTGGCCGAGGGCGACATCATCGTCACCGAGATGACGATGCCGGACATGGTGCCCGCGATGAAGCGCGCGGCGGGCATCGTCACCGACGAGGGGGGAATGACCTCCCACGCGGCCATCGTCTCGCGCGAACTCGGCGTGCCCGCCGTCGTCGGCACCGGGTCGGGCACCCGGGAGATACCCGACGGCGAGACCATCACCATCGACGGCGACAAGGGCACCGTCCGCGAGGGCGCCGAAGAGACGGAGGAACAGCGAGAACCCATCGAGGAGGCGCGGCCGAAGACGCCCGTCAAGCCGATGACGGCCACGGAGGTGAAAGTGAACGTCTCCATCCCCGAAGCCGCCGAACGCGCCGCCGCGACGGGCGCCGACGGCGTCGGCCTCCTCCGCATCGAGCACATGGTGCTGTCGCTCGGCAAGACGCCGACGAAGTACATCGAGGACAACGGCGAACGCGCCTACATCGAGGAACTCGTCGACGGCATCCGCGGCGTCGCCGAGGAGTTCTACCCCAGACCGGTACGCGTTCGGAGCCTCGACGCCCCGACCGACGAGTTCCGGCAGTTGGAGGGCGGCGAGGACGAACCGCGCGAGCACAACCCGATGCTCGGCTACCGAGGCATCCGACGAAGCCTCGACAAGCCCGACCTGTTCAAACACGAGTTGGAGGCGTTCCGACGGCTGTTCGAGATGGGCTACGACAACGTCGAGGTGATGTTCCCCCTCGTCAACGACGCCGAGGACGTCATTCAGGCGAGGGAACTCATGCGCGAGGCGGGCATCGACCCCGAGAAGCGCGAGTGGGGCGTGATGATAGAGACGCCCGCCTCGGCGCTCGGCGTCGAGGAGATGGCCGAAGCGGGACTCGACTTCGTCTCGTTCGGGACGAACGACCTCACGCAGTACACCCTCGCCGTCGACCGGAACAACGAGAACGTCGCCGGCCGGTTCGACGAACTCCACCCCGCCGTGTTGAAACTCATCGGCGACACCATCGAGACGTGCAGGGAGTTGGACGTGAAGACGAGCATCTGCGGGCAGGCGGCGTCGAAACCGCAGATGGTCCAGTTCCTCGTCAACGAGGGCGTCTCCTCCATCTCGGCGAACATCGACGCCGTCCGCGACGTGCAACACGAGGTCAAGCGGGAGGAGCAGCGACTCGTGCTCGACTCGGTGCGCTGA
- a CDS encoding YqaA family protein translates to MGGLFPNLGLRSVVETATGWFGLVIIFVYSFLIAFALPGVSEVVLLAPLELGLSQNARYAVIILVSGVGKAAGSVFAFHIGQEAKNSGFVERKLRESRFGIMEWTEEKTLEIAQTWGYAGLAAALCVPAFPDTLSIYAFSVLEEDYVKFAAATFVGSVGRLIVTLVGVEALSTLF, encoded by the coding sequence ATCGGGGGGCTGTTTCCGAACCTCGGTCTGCGGTCGGTCGTCGAGACGGCGACCGGATGGTTCGGGCTGGTCATCATCTTCGTCTACTCGTTTCTCATCGCGTTCGCACTCCCCGGCGTGAGCGAAGTCGTCCTCCTGGCGCCGCTCGAGTTGGGGCTCTCGCAGAACGCGCGGTACGCGGTCATCATTCTCGTCAGCGGCGTTGGCAAGGCGGCGGGGAGCGTCTTCGCGTTCCACATCGGCCAGGAGGCGAAGAACTCCGGGTTCGTCGAGCGGAAACTCCGGGAGTCGCGCTTCGGCATCATGGAGTGGACCGAGGAGAAGACGCTGGAGATAGCCCAGACGTGGGGGTACGCCGGCCTCGCCGCGGCGCTCTGCGTTCCGGCATTCCCCGACACCCTCTCCATCTACGCCTTCTCGGTCCTCGAAGAGGACTATGTGAAGTTCGCCGCCGCCACGTTCGTCGGAAGCGTCGGGCGACTGATAGTGACGCTCGTCGGCGTCGAGGCGCTGTCGACGCTGTTCTGA
- a CDS encoding NAD(P)/FAD-dependent oxidoreductase: protein MDGETVVVAGAGLAGLVAARHLAEAGADVTVFERRPEVGGRVRSRERDGFTFDRGFQVLFTGYPAVRRELDLDALDMRYFSPGAVIARPGKRSTLSDPVRNPRATLPTLLNDEVTVTDKLRTLLLRQHVASQSEDEIFAAEDDSIREYLAEWGFSEGYIENFVAPFYGGITLDRSLSTSKRVFEYTFKAMSEGEIGLPADGIGAVTDQLAAKARAAGAEIVTDAGVEAIDDETRDDEEPVDYGYARPVTVTAGGEEVEADRVVVATDPKEARRLTGVELIPTGARTSVTQYYRLPKREKLGTRKKILLNAADDAPNIVVPVSDVAPEYAPDGDDQLLCATFLGSAAMDRDASDLLEATRDALESWYESDFPALKSLHTERVEFAQFAQPPGIHDALPDHREPDGRTYLAGEYTAWSSVQGAMRSGREAAEKVRADAER from the coding sequence ATGGACGGAGAAACCGTCGTCGTCGCCGGCGCGGGCCTCGCGGGCCTCGTCGCGGCGCGACACCTCGCCGAGGCCGGAGCGGACGTGACCGTGTTCGAGCGACGACCCGAGGTCGGCGGCCGGGTCCGGTCGCGGGAGCGCGACGGCTTCACCTTCGACCGCGGGTTTCAGGTGCTGTTCACGGGCTACCCCGCCGTGCGGCGCGAACTCGACCTCGATGCGCTCGATATGCGCTACTTCTCGCCCGGCGCGGTCATCGCCCGTCCGGGGAAGCGCTCGACGCTGTCGGACCCCGTTCGCAACCCGCGGGCGACGCTGCCGACGCTTCTGAACGACGAGGTGACCGTCACCGACAAACTCCGCACCCTGCTGCTCCGCCAGCACGTCGCCTCCCAATCCGAGGACGAAATTTTCGCCGCCGAGGACGACTCGATTCGGGAGTACCTCGCGGAGTGGGGGTTCTCGGAGGGCTACATCGAGAACTTCGTCGCGCCGTTCTACGGCGGAATCACGTTGGACCGGTCGCTGTCGACCTCAAAGCGCGTCTTCGAGTATACGTTCAAGGCGATGAGCGAGGGCGAAATCGGTCTCCCGGCCGACGGCATCGGCGCCGTCACCGACCAGTTGGCCGCGAAGGCGCGCGCGGCCGGCGCCGAAATCGTCACGGACGCCGGCGTCGAGGCCATCGACGACGAGACGCGCGACGACGAGGAACCGGTCGATTACGGCTACGCCCGTCCGGTGACCGTCACCGCGGGCGGGGAGGAAGTGGAGGCCGACCGGGTCGTCGTCGCCACCGACCCGAAGGAGGCGCGGCGCCTGACGGGCGTGGAACTGATTCCGACCGGGGCGCGCACCAGCGTCACGCAGTACTATCGGCTGCCGAAGCGCGAGAAACTGGGCACGCGGAAGAAGATACTCCTCAACGCCGCGGACGACGCGCCGAACATCGTCGTTCCCGTGAGTGACGTGGCCCCCGAATACGCCCCCGACGGCGACGACCAGTTGCTGTGCGCGACGTTCCTCGGGTCGGCCGCGATGGACCGCGACGCCTCCGACCTGCTCGAAGCGACGCGGGACGCGCTCGAATCGTGGTACGAGAGCGACTTCCCGGCGCTGAAGTCGCTGCACACCGAGCGGGTCGAGTTCGCACAGTTCGCCCAACCGCCGGGAATCCACGACGCCCTCCCGGACCACCGCGAACCCGACGGCCGGACGTACCTCGCCGGCGAGTACACCGCGTGGTCGTCGGTTCAGGGCGCGATGCGGAGCGGTCGCGAGGCCGCGGAGAAGGTCCGCGCCGACGCCGAGCGGTAG
- a CDS encoding DUF21 domain-containing protein — translation MELASAALGFGAVVALLLCSAFFSSSETAIFSLPAAWVDERAATGDRRATTLKRLRQDPHRLLVTILVGNNLVNVAISSIVTVLLVERFSAGVAVSAATLLVGTVVLVFGEIVPKSYGLGNARRWSLVVAGPVSLVERAISPLVSLFDALTRRLTAWLGGESDIEKSYTE, via the coding sequence ATGGAACTCGCGTCCGCCGCCCTCGGGTTCGGTGCCGTCGTCGCCCTGCTGCTGTGCAGCGCCTTCTTCTCCAGTTCCGAGACGGCCATCTTCTCGCTTCCGGCCGCGTGGGTGGACGAACGCGCCGCGACGGGCGACCGTCGCGCGACGACGCTGAAACGCCTGCGCCAGGACCCGCACCGACTGCTCGTCACCATCCTCGTCGGAAACAACCTCGTGAACGTGGCGATTTCGAGCATCGTGACGGTACTGCTCGTTGAGCGGTTCTCGGCGGGCGTCGCCGTCTCCGCCGCGACGCTTCTCGTCGGCACCGTCGTCCTCGTTTTCGGCGAAATCGTGCCGAAGTCCTACGGCCTCGGCAACGCGCGGCGCTGGTCGCTCGTCGTGGCGGGCCCCGTCTCCCTCGTCGAACGCGCCATCTCGCCGCTGGTCTCGCTGTTCGACGCGCTGACTCGGCGGCTGACGGCGTGGCTCGGCGGCGAGTCGGACATCGAGAAATCGTACACCGAGTGA
- the metG gene encoding methionine--tRNA ligase codes for MSHEPFPTEHPAVVTCGLPYANGDLHIGHLRTYVGGDVYSRALKRLGQETAFVSGSDMHGTPVAVNAEKEGVTPEEFALRHHEQYEEAFPKFDIEFDNYGHTHDETNTELTTDLVRTLEEEGYLYEKEIPIAYDPEADQWLPDRYVEGTCPYCGAHARGDECDEGCGRHLEPGEIEDPESTLTGNPAEYRERSHRFFRVSELQDYLKEFIDRLEGTSNAQNQPREWIEGELQDWCITRDMDWGIDYPGDTEDDLVLYVWVDAPIEYISSTKQYSERVGADVFDWEKAWREEGDVVHIIGRDIIQHHTVFWPAMLRATGYVEPRAVMASGFITLNGKGFSTSRNRAVWADEYLDEGFAPALIRYYLATNGGFQQDVDFSWEKFRDRVNNELVGTVGNFLYRSLLFAHREYEGTPEAELSEEVRDRIEEAIEEFRAGVNDYSVREVGNAAVRLAQFGNEYIQRNEPWKLDDGEEKERVIRDCVQVAKAVGVLFEPIAPTKAERLWADLNEDGDVHEVGVDAALDAPAASFGEPSELFEKIDEERVEELNEKLEARVAETKADDEDGDAGESDDAGSGGGDADASGDFEPLVEDRIGFEEFQDLDLRVAEILDAEGIDGADKLAKLTVDVGFEERQIVAGLKQLHDLSELPGKKVVVVANLEKAELFGVESNGMVLAAGEEADLLTTHGDAEPGTRVR; via the coding sequence ATGAGCCACGAACCGTTCCCCACGGAGCACCCGGCGGTGGTGACCTGCGGGTTGCCGTACGCGAACGGCGACCTGCACATCGGCCACCTCCGGACGTACGTCGGCGGCGACGTCTACAGTCGCGCGCTGAAACGACTCGGCCAGGAGACGGCGTTCGTCAGCGGGTCCGACATGCACGGCACGCCCGTCGCCGTCAACGCCGAGAAGGAGGGCGTCACGCCCGAGGAGTTCGCCCTCCGCCACCACGAACAGTACGAGGAGGCGTTCCCGAAGTTCGACATCGAGTTCGACAACTACGGGCACACCCACGACGAGACGAACACGGAGTTGACGACCGACCTCGTCCGCACCCTCGAAGAGGAGGGCTACCTCTACGAGAAGGAGATTCCGATCGCCTACGACCCCGAGGCCGACCAGTGGCTCCCCGACCGCTACGTCGAGGGCACCTGCCCCTACTGCGGCGCGCACGCCCGCGGCGACGAGTGCGACGAGGGGTGCGGCCGCCACCTCGAACCCGGCGAGATAGAGGACCCCGAGTCGACGCTGACGGGCAACCCCGCCGAGTACCGCGAGCGGAGCCACCGCTTCTTCCGCGTCTCCGAACTGCAGGACTACCTGAAGGAGTTCATCGACCGGTTGGAAGGAACCTCGAACGCCCAGAACCAGCCCCGCGAGTGGATCGAGGGCGAACTGCAGGACTGGTGTATCACTCGCGACATGGACTGGGGTATCGACTACCCGGGCGACACCGAAGACGACCTGGTCCTCTACGTCTGGGTCGACGCCCCCATCGAGTACATCTCCTCCACCAAGCAGTACTCCGAGCGAGTCGGCGCGGACGTCTTCGACTGGGAGAAGGCGTGGCGCGAGGAGGGCGACGTCGTCCACATCATCGGTCGCGACATCATCCAGCACCACACCGTCTTCTGGCCGGCGATGCTGCGCGCGACGGGGTACGTCGAACCCCGCGCCGTGATGGCCTCCGGGTTCATCACGCTGAACGGCAAGGGCTTCTCCACGTCGCGCAACCGCGCCGTCTGGGCCGACGAGTATCTGGACGAGGGCTTCGCCCCGGCGCTCATCCGCTACTACCTCGCCACCAACGGCGGGTTCCAGCAGGACGTCGACTTCTCGTGGGAGAAGTTCCGCGACCGGGTGAACAACGAACTCGTCGGCACCGTCGGAAATTTCCTCTACCGGTCGCTGCTGTTCGCCCACCGCGAGTACGAGGGGACGCCCGAGGCGGAGCTATCGGAGGAGGTGCGCGACCGCATTGAGGAGGCCATCGAGGAGTTCCGCGCGGGCGTCAACGACTACTCCGTCCGCGAAGTCGGAAACGCCGCCGTCCGACTCGCGCAGTTCGGCAACGAGTACATCCAGCGAAACGAACCATGGAAACTCGACGACGGCGAGGAGAAAGAGCGGGTCATCCGCGACTGCGTGCAGGTGGCGAAGGCCGTCGGCGTCCTCTTCGAACCCATCGCGCCGACGAAGGCCGAACGCCTCTGGGCGGACCTGAACGAGGACGGGGACGTCCACGAGGTTGGCGTCGACGCCGCCCTCGACGCGCCCGCGGCGTCCTTCGGCGAGCCCTCCGAACTGTTCGAGAAGATAGACGAAGAGCGCGTCGAGGAACTCAACGAGAAGCTCGAAGCGCGCGTCGCGGAGACCAAGGCGGACGACGAAGACGGCGACGCGGGCGAGTCCGACGACGCCGGGAGCGGCGGGGGAGACGCGGACGCGAGCGGCGACTTCGAACCGCTCGTCGAGGACCGTATCGGCTTCGAGGAGTTCCAGGACCTCGACCTCCGCGTCGCCGAGATTCTCGACGCCGAGGGCATCGACGGCGCGGACAAACTGGCGAAACTCACCGTCGACGTCGGGTTCGAGGAGCGTCAGATCGTGGCGGGGCTGAAACAGCTCCACGACCTCTCGGAACTGCCCGGAAAGAAGGTGGTCGTCGTGGCCAACCTGGAGAAGGCCGAACTGTTCGGCGTCGAGTCGAACGGGATGGTGCTGGCCGCGGGCGAAGAGGCGGACCTGCTGACGACCCACGGCGACGCCGAACCGGGGACGCGCGTCCGGTAG
- a CDS encoding metallophosphoesterase: MHDVTYRDRAAYLPFADALVVADLHVGRAEASNVEFPLGEEADLGERLAALVDAFDPAEVVFAGDLLHRFDGATVRAAEGVSDLVAVCRERGARPVVVRGNHDTALETAWDGDVHGEYALTDDPRTVVCHGHVAPEADASLYVVGHVHPAITIESVRRPCYLYGEGVHRGADVLVLPAFTRLAAGVPVEGLSGEKSGSPLVTDVDAFRPVVYDEDAGEVLSFPPLGEFRRML, from the coding sequence GTGCACGACGTGACCTACCGCGACCGGGCGGCGTACCTCCCGTTCGCGGACGCCCTCGTCGTCGCGGACCTCCACGTCGGCCGCGCCGAGGCGTCGAACGTGGAGTTTCCCCTCGGCGAGGAGGCGGACCTCGGAGAGCGACTCGCCGCCCTCGTTGACGCGTTCGACCCCGCCGAGGTGGTGTTCGCCGGCGACCTGCTCCACCGGTTCGACGGCGCGACGGTCCGCGCGGCCGAGGGCGTGTCCGACCTCGTCGCGGTCTGCCGCGAGCGAGGCGCCCGGCCCGTGGTGGTCCGCGGCAACCACGACACCGCCCTAGAGACGGCGTGGGACGGCGACGTCCACGGCGAGTACGCCCTCACCGATGACCCGCGGACCGTCGTCTGTCACGGCCACGTCGCACCGGAGGCGGACGCCTCGCTGTACGTCGTCGGTCACGTCCACCCCGCCATCACCATCGAGTCCGTCCGCCGGCCGTGCTACCTCTACGGCGAGGGCGTCCACCGGGGTGCGGACGTCCTCGTCCTTCCGGCGTTCACTCGGTTGGCCGCGGGCGTCCCCGTTGAGGGGCTTTCCGGTGAGAAATCGGGGTCCCCGCTCGTGACCGACGTCGACGCGTTCCGCCCCGTCGTCTACGACGAGGACGCGGGCGAGGTGCTGTCGTTCCCGCCGCTAGGGGAGTTCCGACGGATGCTGTGA